The DNA segment ttatatacaaatattatattctgtgtgtatataatataaatttatgtcTTTCAAGTGTTtgcctttaaatttttttttggtaatttgataatttctcccttgatttttttttgaaaaaaattaataaaaaatgagTATACCAAGAAACTACTAAGGTGCTCTTGTTTAATATATagtataatataaatttatgtcTTTCAAGTGTttgactttaatttttttttggtaattttataatttctccccttgatttctttttgaaaaataaaaaaaatgagcaTACCAAGAGACTACTAAGATACTCtttcttaatatatataatatagatacatatattctcaaaaatatatatatacatacatatgaACCCATTTGAAACTGTGAATAGTATTCCTagctatatatattaattaaatggaGTCGAAAATGATATATCATATAAAATGTAATAAAATAACTGATATCCCTCCAAAACCTCACAGCtacagtatatatatatatatatatatatataactcatctattgtaccggtcaactcatctattgtacatggtgggcatgaagtgggcatatagtgttgggcgcCATAAaataactcatatatatatatatatatatatatatatatatatatatatactagaaaAATGTACGTACATTGCacgtaattataattttatttgattgagaccaaaattatcaaatttcaaatgtTTATCTTTATTAAAAGCAGGTGTTATACTTTTTACTGGCAAGTTTAAACTTCAGTCACTATGATTCAATATCCAATTAGCAGGTGAAGCAGAAATATTacgccttttaatttttttgtgataTTTGTCGGTTcttgatctttttttttttagtgatattatatgtttataccttgagtttaatttattttttaactgACAACTTTAAAGAAATAacatatgttatatatttattgaaaagcgtagtatatatatatatatatatatatatatatatatatatatttgttataaACTGTAGGATCAAGTGATTTGTCTGTTATTAAAAGCTATAGTTTATGGTAActgtgcaactcaaatcttttaaatcgtAGAACAGAACAAACAAacacatgttttaatttttcaatCCAAGAgaaggacaattattgcacccaaaCAATAATCTTATCCATTAATGTGCTTTCAATCAATGTGAATCGAAATCATGACCTTGACGTCGATATTAATTGTATGACCTAACGCTTCTcgctttaacaaaatttataattgACGGTAACAATACGactcaattaatattttaaacaatACGTACAAAATCTCAAGCGTCATGAATAATTTatgttaaattataattttacttatattgatttttaagtagaaaatagtaatttatttcagagaaatgattttttgattcattaacttgtccaaatttgagttttagtccattgagttgtcaaatttggttttgatgcactaacatttaatttttgactaatgtTAGTCCAATTGTTGATGTGATATTTGAAAATTCAACAATTTTTGATCTCAGCATTTTTACGTCATGTCagtagttttttttaattacaaatCAGTATTTTTCAGTGTCATGTTATCAATTAGACCAATAATTGttgagaattaaaatttagCGTACCAAAAACAAACTTTGAAAACTTAGTGGACCAGATGCTAAAACTAAATAAGTTAGTGaacaaaaaaaactatttttcttttatttaaaagttttatttgGAAATTAATGTTGATATtctattaataaattaaatataaatcatgtattattttttctaTGATAAACCATGATAATCATAAGACAATTGTTGTAGCTTGACTTGATTTGATTCTCAATCATCTTGGTCATACATaataatatattcaaaaaaaatttacgtatatttttccagtttattgaataaatttgtttgtttgtcttcgataatcaaatttaaatatacATTAGATAAtaatttagtataaaaaataatcaatatcctaacaaaaaatataaaaataaaaataatatttttataatataaactcTGTGAGTTAtagtatataaaaatatatactaagagtatttaattcaattatacaaataattatttaattaattatatatatacatattttttcaTAAGTTCATCAAActcttgttttaaaaaatttaacataTTAATATgtagtaaatatattttttcagaaATCAAATTCATATAATGTGCAACAGTCAATCCAAAATTTTCTTTATACttttatttgttcaaatctTGTAATATTTTGTTCAAAACATTCTTACAGTATTAGATTTAGTGGAATTGGTgacattattttaaattatcttTTTTTCTTCCTATTCGAGATTATAAGTatagaaataaattatttttaatttttctattgTTATCGCTAATAACATAGTTTATAGTCtagatatattatattaatatttttcaaacctCTAATCAAGTATATGAAGAGAATAATTTTATGTCGTCTAATCTCATTACCTCTAGTTTTTCAACCATTATTTTATACGGCAATGCCTTGGTAAGACATTAATATGTTTTTTGCTtaattttatccaataataatcCAAtcgaattattttaaatttgatatacaTATAAAGTACATGTTGTTTTAcatatcataaaaaatatttatatatggagtgtaataattaatttataatttctaaGAACagtatgttaaatatattatttgaaaaaaaatatgagaagaaaaaaaaatatgaagaaaaatattttttttagtggatgaacaatcatattttaaacaagttaatattttttatactcaATATTTCAAGGATTTAAGTAACTTAGATATAAGAATAATTTGTCTGACATAAAAATCGATTTGAGTGTAGTGTTTTTTTACTTTTTGTCACGCAAATTTTTACGAtttcataattattaaaattaattgattatattagTCAAGTATTATACTGTAGTACAAACATCAATATGAAACTTAGTTATAATCATACTCGCTATATCTCgcttatttaaaataaatttattttgtatctttctcaattatatagtatagttttcatattaaatatcatTTGTACTAATCTTTTACCAATTTATACCTattaaattcataaaatgtataattattttattttattaaaatttcactaaATAAGGGCAAAatgagaaatttattttttcaaatactttcttaatatatatgtgaaaatacaCACAAGACTAAATTAGTAGGACGAAATGAGTATATTTTTTTACCTTGGACAAGAAaatattgatgttgttgattacatttgtagtccctaaaatttctaaaatattACACAATTAGTCGTCACCATTTGTTTTATAATATCTCtttctaaaaattaaaatatcagaAAGTTTAGTTAGATGatcaaatctcaaaaaaataaatgaatgatTGAATAAATGATGTGCGTATATTTTCTATATAAATGAAATAGAACATCGACTTATGACATGATTTCACTTGTTTTGAACACAATGGTGAAATTTAAtggtttgatttaattttttatttttcttaaaattttaataataaaaatattacgtTAAAAAATTATAGTAAATAAAAAACGTAACTATGACaataaagttgaaataagtccgaaaaattaatatttttttaaatttatttttagagaaaaAATTAAGGTAGTTTTCAATAACTACTTTTTGTTTTCATGAGTGTCACAATATAGATTTAGGACATGaaataaatattaacaattaatttacCTTGAATAATTATATGGACACACAACAAtgatatgaattaaatattaacaattaatctaacttgaataaataaattgactAATCTATAAAATGACATGAAAAGCCTTAAAAACCCttggaaatgacaaaaatattaattattaaatgaaataattaggacaaaattgtaaattcattatcaaaaatgtcaaaataaagatttaggacatgaattaaatattaacaattaatttacCTTGGATAAAATGGACACAAAAAatgatattaattaaatattaaaaattaatctaccttgaataaattaattgactaatatataaaataaatgcaagaccttaaaaaactttgaaaatgacaaaaatattaattattaaatgaaataatgaggacaaaattataaattgacaattaaaaccaaataattaatgaaataaTGATGAGGGTATTGAAGGAAACTCACAATTCAAACTTGTATATTTATGTAGGTAATAGAAATGTCAAAATAAAGATttaggacatgaattaaatattaacaattaatttacCTTGGATAAAATGGACACAAAAAatgatattaattaaatattaaaaattaatctaccttgaataaattaattgactaatatataaaataaatgcaagaccttaaaaaactttaaaaatgacaaaaatattaattattaaatgaaataatgaggacaaaattataaattgacaattaaaaccaaataattaatgaaataaTGATGAGGGTATTGAAGAAAACTCACAATTCAAACTTGTATATTTATGtaggtaataataataataataatagatatttatgtaggtaatagataatagataatagataatatatatatatatatatatatatataatatatctgTCTGTAGTGGGTTAGAAGAGGATGGaatcatcttcatcatcatcagaAGTGTGGAAGGCTCATGTGGCGATGGCGGCTGTGCAGATATTTTATGGAGGATACCATGTAATCACCAAAGTGGCACTTAGCGTGGGAGTAAATCAGTTCGTTTTCTGCGTTTACAGAGATCTCTTAGCCCTCTCCATCCTCGCCCCCGTCGCATTCTTCCGCGAGAGgtcagtatatatatatatatatatattcctccTTGTCTCTGAGCTTTCTTGAATgttatatggcatgatttttAATCGATTGGCAAAGAATTACATGTGACCATCTCACTCGAATTTCTTATTTGATCTTACTTATAAAAAAGTTATCTGACATATCTCACATATAAATATtcgattataaatttataagttATTTATCCATGTTCAAATTAAAGACTAAAACTCATGTGCAAACTCATTTATCGACGATTCTTTGGTTTATTTTCCTCCCAGTTTCTCCGACTCCTCAGCTAGGGATGGCAATGGGGCGGTTCGGGGATGGAGATGTCATTCCCATCCCCGAATTCAAATCTGATACTCATACCCGCCCCAATTCCTATTAATTTTTATCGAGGATTCCCCATACCCATCCCCGCGAGGATCAAAGCTCCATCCCCATacccgaaaatatatatatttatctatattataaataaatataaatatatatatatgaattagtaaattttattatataaaaatataaaaattattattcaattttatattaaaatacctaaaatattttgggtcaaattttttattataaaactaacttttaaaattaataaaaatattttaaatacaaaatatttctataaataaaaattaatattttaaagaaaaatactatgtgtcaaaaatttattaaaattatatattgtttctaaatttatcaaaataaataatatatatatttagactaatataaatattttatatgtgtatgtacaatgaatgagattcaaataatatttttatgttataaaaaactaAGCTATCATAAAagaatgtattatatataatgtataaaaaaatatataaacgaaataataataatactttaattttaatttttttaataatattttagatttaataaaattttataattaaaatatttgtattattattattattattattattattattatattattattattattattatttccatccccgaacccgccccaatatgtttcgggaatttttaaaaatccccgaacccgaacccataCCCGAAAATACTTCCCCAAACCCGCCCCGTTTCGGATTTTCCCCACGGGTACCCGAACCCGCGGGGAAAATTGCCATCCCTATCCTCAGCaacataaatttatttaattcgtTTCTTTTCTAATTACTTCCAACCTCAGATAAAATAATACATTGATTTCTCTTCCTTTTTTCTCACATTTTTTTTACTTGAAGACTTTGAAATTGtttcaaatataatataaaaattgttactatttattttattgaacaACTTGAATTAttctaatattaattaatattgaaACTAAAAGCCTATGAACAATTCCAACCCACCTTTTGACGGAATCGTTGCGTTTTACCCGCGTACACATTCGTTCTAGTTTAATCGTCACTCGATCTTGCTTTCTCGTTTTTAGTCCAAGTTCAATCAAGAACAATTATGTAAGAACTATTCATTTATAAAAATTCTATCCATTACTATTATGTAAGAGGCCATGcaaaaaattatatgatttcTTGGTGTGCTCCAAAACAAACTCACAAAACTATCATTACTATTATGTAAGAGGCCATGCAAAATATTATATGATTTCTTGGTGTGCTCCAAAACAAACTCACAAAACTATCAaatcgtaaaaaaaaaaacatatcatattaaaatcaaacttttaaaaataaatattgtacACAAGGCCTAATATTTAGGCCCTCCATACCACTTATTTATTTTCTGTTTCAtccgtctcaattatatagttCAATTTTCATATTTAGTGCTCGCTTTCCAATTACCAGTTTAAccatattaaattaatatcattaaCTACTTATACAATTTATTTAACTTtataaaatcttaattaaataaagacaaaatgagAAAATGTTTTATAAAATTTACATTTCCAAACACTTAATATTGTGAAATCACACACGAGTGAGTTGGAAGAAGGAAGTAGCTTGTTTTTGTTGAGGATATTGAAAGTGAAGCACTCAGAGGTGTTTTTTGTACTCTTATTCTGCAGAGGGCTAAGGCCACCTTTAAATAGAAGGCTTTTGATAGCATTTTGCATTCTTGGCTTAACTGGGTGAGTGGACTATCTTATATGATGTTTAAGTTTGCCTTTTCTCCCCTTATGCAAAACTAGCTAGTGGTATATATTCATCGTTTTCTTTTTCATTATTGGTATTGAATAGGGTATTCGGCAACCAACTTTTGTTTCTTCTTGGTCTCGGTTACACGAATCCAAGTTATGCATCAGCCATACAGCCTTCTATTCCAGTCTTCACGTTTATTTTGGCTGTAATGATGGGGTAAGGTCAACTAGGAACTCTCCTTTTGCTATTGCCTTCCATAGTTCTCTTCCCTCTCACACGAACGCGCAAGTCTACGTATGCGTCTCATTCATCatactacttttttttttttgcaacatGATGTGCAATTATCCACATACAGCACGGAAACGGTGAACTTGTGGAAGACTGGAGGTCAAGCAAAGCTAGGAGGTACCGTCGTTTGTGTTTCAGGTGCCATTCTAATGGCCGTGTTCCGTGGTCCGACATTGGTAGGATATCAAGGAAATGAATTGTCAGCACAAAGTGGCATGAGTGGCGCTTATAAGGGTCAACCTGAGCCTTCTGGTTGGTTAATATTGTCCAGCATTCTGGAGCTGGTGATTGATAATTGGCACCTAGGTGTCTTGTGCTTGATTGGGAATTGCATGTGCATGGCAACTTATATAGCCATTCAGGTAAATGATTAATCTTGGTGTTTGTAATTGTGTACAAGCTAAGCCTAGCTATGAAATGTTAAGAATATTTCCTTACTCGGAGATATAATTAGTTATGTTGATACATCCTTTGTGGCTACAGATGCATCTCTATGACCTTTTATACTTTGATGTTGGTGTTTTAGGCCCCGGTTTTGGGAAGATATCCTGCAGGCATATCTTTGACGGCATATTCATACGCTTTCGGTGTTCTGTTTGTGGTAGTGACTTCATTCTCTGTGACAAATGGATCAGCAGATTGGAAGTTGACTCAGTCTGAGGTTTTTGCTGTATTATATGCTGTAAGTTTTATCTCCTTCCCTTGTtctgttctgttctgttcaGGGCCGATCATGCAGTATTTTTCTTGATGGCATCTGATAAGGAAGTTTGAAGATTGAAGTGGTTTAGGAGTGTTTATGTTCACCTTTGTCATTATGTATCTGGTCAAGACATGATTCCAAAACCAAGCAGAGTTTGATCTTGCGTCCTCTTACACGACGCAGCACTTGTGCGTCGATCATCATTGTTTTTTTCTTGATACGTACTTTTGTAGGGAATTGTAGCATCTGGCCTAAACTATGGACTAATAAAATTCTTGGCCCCGCCTTAGTCGCGTTGTATTATCCGCTGCAACCCGTGGCATCAACATTGCTGTCCACGATCTTCCTTGGAAGCCCCATTTATCTTGGAAGGTGACCAGTTCAATCCCTACCCTTCCCTTGCATTGTTTCATTTTCCAGTGCATTTCTGTGCCATTTTACTCCACCTTCAAGGCTCATCACACACACTCTTGTGGCTTCTATCACAGCATTCTTGGAGGACTTCTCATTGTAGCTGGACTCTATTTGGTTACTTGGGCTTCTCATCAAGAAAAGCAAGAAATCAAAGGAGCCCCTTCTCACTCCACTCAAGAATCAGAGCCGCTCATACCCTGAGAGAGggcaaatattctcaaattcttcaaattcaACTCCAAAGATTGTGTTATAAAAAGCTAGTACACTAAAGCTCGCCTTGTGTATATATTagattatatttttcttttattgtgAATACTTATGTATATTATGTTAACCATGAAAGCAAAAAAATACACTTGCTCGTAAAAGTGGAAGAAACTCCACTAACAAAATTCTCACTGTGCATAAATCTCTTCGGGAACATCAAGAGAATCCACAGAAAGGCATTCAAGATTTTGTGAGAATCTTTCCATCGACCCACTGCCTTATAAATGTTAGCTAGTAGTACATAACTTAAGTGAAAATCAGGTTTCAGTTCAATCATTTTCTCAGCGATCCGTTCTGCAAAAGTTGGGTCAGTAGAGGTAGCGCAAGCACCAGGCAGAGAAGCCCAAAGTGACGAGTCGTTTCTGAATACCGAATTCATAATCAGTTCTTCAGCTTCTTCCATCTCTTCGCAACGACCTAAAAGATCGATCATGCAGCTATAACGTTCGATTCCAGCTTTGATCCCATAGTTGGACATTGAGATGAAATGTTTACGCCCTTCGTCAACCAAACCGCTATGACTGCAAGCAAATATAACTCCGATAAAACTTATGTAGTCCGGTTCAATTCTTTCTTTAATCATCTGATCAAACAGTCTAACAGCTTCCCCACCTCTCCCATTCTGAGCAAATCCACTGATCATCGAGTTCCAGGTAATCAGAGTTTTAACAGACATGTCCAAGAAAATTCTGAGAGCAAATTCCACGCAGCCACATTTAGCGTATAGATCAACCAAAGCCGATTCCACCACCACATCTCTCCAGCCACCCCTCTTCAAATATTGGCCATGTACCTCCTTTCCAAGCTTCTCAACAGCCAAACCAGAACAGGCACGTAAAACCGTACCGAAACTGTAAAGATCCATTTCCATATTCCAGAACAAATCAATAACCCTTTCGAAGTCGCCCTTCCGACAGTATCATCCGAGCAACGCGCACCATGAAATTGAGTTCTTACTATCCATTCTATCGAAAACATGTTGCGAGTCTTCCACCAACCCACATTTTGCATACATATCTACTAAACTACTATCAACAAAAACATTCCCACTAAACCCACCAGTAATAACTGCGCATGCACTTCTTTTCCTTGCTTCAGTCTTTCTAAATTCCCCAAAGCGGTCAAAGCACTACCGAAAGTAATTTCTGTTATAAAAAACGATTGTACGAGTGTTAGTTTGTAATAAATTTGAACTATTGGTCAATACACGTACATAACATATTTTCCGACTAGGATCCAAGATTTTGATCATCATCCCCCTCGACTTGGTTCTTCTCCATAGATGCAGCAGTAACATCTGATTCATACCCGGAGTCGTGAACCGACCCAAAAACATCCGATTTTGCATTACCATTTTCGCAGAAAATCAGATACTTGGACCTCGAATAAGGAATAGATTGCAGGAAATTGAAGTAGGCATACTTGATGTCGAACCCCATATCATACCCTGCCACACAAGCCAGGTTACATATACATTTCTCCAATCACTTAAAATCAAAACATAGAAGAAATTTCAAGATTTCAGTACAGTAATTTATCGCGATGGTGAGTCCTCTCTCGTCTGAACTTTGTCTAACATGATGAAACCACGTGCTAGGCCTGCATGGTGTTCAGTAAACATTGTTATCATACaaattcaaattcttgcaagaacataagaaaaaaaataacagAATAGCTCGAGCTCACAAGTAGAGCATCTCCCCTGCCTTCACTGTCACTTCAAATGGCTTTGGTCCATTGAAATATAAAGGAAATTTATTGACTTCTCTTTGCTTTTCGCAGGGCGAAGGGCATGGATTCACACTGCACCATGGCACATACCGAACTGGATCTTCTAGCTCCAGTGTCAACTCTCCCCTCTCCTGTGATGTAACATAGTATTTAGAATCAAAAGTCGACAAAGATTACCAACGAAGTAGAAGGAGTGGTACTAGAAAATGTATGGATGTAAAACTTTACACACGTAGAAAAATACAcatgaaaattttgttttgaagGGCGATCCCTTCTTGCCCATGATTTGGCCTGTCCTGGAAAAATGCATCCCATTCAAA comes from the Henckelia pumila isolate YLH828 chromosome 1, ASM3356847v2, whole genome shotgun sequence genome and includes:
- the LOC140878028 gene encoding pentatricopeptide repeat-containing protein At1g03540-like; the protein is MEMDLYSFGTVLRACSGLAVEKLGKEVHGQYLKRGGWRDVVVESALVDLYAKCGCVEFALRIFLDMSVKTLITWNSMISGFAQNGRGGEAVRLFDQMIKERIEPDYISFIGVIFACSHSGLVDEGRKHFISMSNYGIKAGIERYSCMIDLLGRCEEMEEAEELIMNSVFRNDSSLWASLPGACATSTDPTFAERIAEKMIELKPDFHLSYVLLANIYKAVGRWKDSHKILNAFLWILLMFPKRFMHSENFVSGVSSTFTSKCIFLLSWLT